From the Paenibacillus sp. JQZ6Y-1 genome, the window GGGAATGCGCGGTGGTAAGCCGGAGGCGCGTGTACTACCGCCATTGATCGTTTACAATGACCAGAATGAATATGTTCCAGAAATTATGGATATTTATTACGGGCAAAAGGAGTCCTTATGAGCATACAGGTACAAAAAAGCTTTGCTGCTGCATCGGAGCCGTCGCATGGAACAACGCCGGGTACTCTGTATCTGGTCGCAACCCCGATTGGCAATCTAGAGGATATGACGTACCGTGCAGTACGCACGTTGCAAGAATGCGATATAATCGCCGCTGAGGATACACGGCAAAGTCGCAAGCTGTTGAACCATTTTGAGATTACACCGCGCAAGCTGGTCAGTTATCATGAGCATAACAAGCATAATAGCGGACCAGAGCTGATTCGCTTGATCGCGGAAGGGCAAAATCTGGCGCTGATTAGCGATGCGGGCTTGCCTGCCATTTCCGATCCCGGTCAGGAACTGGTACAGCTGGCTGTGGAACAGGGGATTGCGATTGTGCCGATCCCCGGAGCGAATGCTGCGCTGTCTGCTCTGATCGCATCCGGGCTATCGACGAATCGATTTACCTTTATCGGCTTTCTGCCGCGTGACCATCGTGGACAAGCAGATATACTGCAAGGGGCGCGTGCGTCGGAAGGCACGCTGTTATTGTATGAATCTCCGCATCGGATTACCAAAACGCTGCAAGCGATTCTGGATCATGTTGGCAACCGCCGCATCGTACTAGCGCGCGAATTGACCAAACGGCATGAGGAATGGTTACGTGGTTCAGTAGAAGAAGCGTTGGAATGGCTGGAGGAGCATCCACCATTGGGCGAATACTGTATTGTGCTAGAAGGACAGCCGCAGGAGGAAGCGATTGCCGAGGCGAATGAGTGGTGGCAAGCATTGTCGATTGCGGAGCATGTTGCCCATTATGAGCAGACCGAGCAATTGTCACGTAAAGATGCAATGAAGCGTACAGCGAAGGATCGTCAATTGTCCAAACGCGATATTTATCAGGTGTTGCTGGACGAATAGAGAAAGGATCGTAGTCGCTAACAAGCTCTGTCCATGCACTGATTCATTGCGATTCGTAACATAGAATATACCAAAGATTGTTATCGCAAAGCGACCTATATATTATATAGAAGAAACTCGATGAAATATCTCCATTTCAAAAGCAAATGTGTAATTAAAAAGGAACCTGACCGGTGGTCAAGGTTCCTTTTTCCCATACAGTTGGAACTACTTATGGAAATGGGTATAATGTCAGTTAGAGGGTATCAAAAAGAAAGCAAAAAAAATACCTTTACCCGACAGATTATGCTATCGGATAAAGGTCCAAGGAGATATATAAAGGTTAGAATTAATAAAATATAATGAATCTGGCTTTATTATAACCTATTCTATTTATTTTGTCACAGGGACAGGAATTTCGGAGATACATTCGTTACAAACGATTTTGCCTTTGAAGTATGTTACGTTCTCAGCATTACCACAGAAGATACAAGCTGGCTCGTATTTTTTCAGCATGATGCGTTCGCCGTCAACATAAATTTCCAAAGCATCTTTCTCGCCAATACCCAGTGTGCGGCGCAGTTCGATTGGAATAACAACGCGTCCCAGTTCGTCTACTTTTCTTACAATACCTGTTGATTTCATCATGATCATTCAATCCTCTCAAATGTGTTTTAGTTTTTTATAAAATTCGTTAAATTCGCTTGTCGAATAGGCTTCGTATGGCTGTTCCCGTTAAACTAATGGAAGAAAAGAAAAGCGGTGATGCCTTTAGTTCATCGTGTTGATTATCGCCAGAGTTGTAATTATTGAACAAGCATTCATGTTTTAAAGTGTCATGTTTCGACAAATTTCTTTCTTTTATGATATTCATAATACCAACGTTTCCCAAATCAGTCAACATAGAAATTATAAAAAAAGCCTTTTTTAGCGTAAAATCGCAAATTTTTTTTAAAATAGTGCCGTTTTTTGCGATAATATAGACATATACAGCTTTTGTCGATTTGGAAATACATTCTGATCATATAACGACACTGTTCGACATTAGTGACATGATTCTATTTTATACGATTCAAAATACTGGAATCAAGTTTGGCTCAAGGAGGATTTTGGCATGAAAGCGATGGAGCCTTTGGAGGAAGAAAAGGTATTCAAAGACCCGGTACACAATTATATTCACGTTCAAGATCGGCTGATCTGGACATTGATCAATACACCTGAATTTCAGCGACTTCGTCGTATTCGACAACTCGGTACCTCATACCTAACGTTCCACGGTGCAGAGCATAGTCGTTTTTCTCATTCGCTCGGTGTGTACGAAATTACGCGCCGGATTATTTCGCAGTTTGAACGAAGTGGGTATGAGGATTGGCCGCGTGAGGAGAGAATGGTCGCTTTATGTGCAGCGCTACTGCATGATCTAGGGCATGGACCGTTTTCCCATTCTATAGAAGAAGCGTTTGAAATGAACCATGAGGAATGGACGTGTCGCATTCTATTAGAAGATACAGAAATTCATCGTGTGCTTGAAGATGCCGAGCCGGGCTTTTCGGAAAAGGTGGCTGCGGTCATTCGCAAGGATTACGAGAAAGCGGTCGTAGTGAATCTAGTATCCAGTCCGCTGGATGCCGACCGCATGGATTATTTGTTGCGGGATGCGTATTTTACTGGCGTAAATTATGGCACGATTGATATGGATCGGATCATTCGCGTATTGCGTCCCCATCAAGGACGGGTAGTGGTCAAGGAATCCGGTATGCACGCGATTGAAGATTATTTGATGTCACGTTATCAAATGTACTGGCAGGTATATTTCCATCCGGTTACACGCAGTTCCGATATTGTGCTGCGTCATATTTTCCATCGTGCCAAAGAATTGTTCCATGATGGATACGACTTCGCATTCTTACCGCATCCGCTGCCTTCCTTGTTTAGAGGAACACTCAATGTAAAGGAATACCTGCTGCTGGATGAGGCGCTTGTGCAGACGACCTTTATGCAATGGACGCTTGAAAAGGACGAAATTCTGGCGGATGTGTGTGCACGCTTTATGGATCGTCGGTTATATAAGTATGTAGAGACAGAATTGATTGATATGGACATCATTGATCAGATTCGTAATGAATTTGCTGAAGCGGGGCTGCATCCACAATACGATCTAGAGATCGATTTTCCGACAGATCTACCGTATGATGTATTCCGTCCGGGCGATCCGAAAAAGGAAAAGCAGATTTTGCTGCTGAATCGCCAAAATAAAGTACAGGAAATTTCCGAGGTGTCGGACATTGTGCGCTCGATTAGCGGTATTCATCGTGGACGATATCATCTGTATTTCCCACAGGAGAAGTTGGAAAGGGTAAAACACAAATTGTCCAAGCCGGTAGCGGATATTTTCGAGGATAAGCTCGGTCCGGCGCAAATGGAGTTTGAAATCTAAACAAGCAAATCATTAGAATAAACGATGCAGACAGGTGGTAAATCTGCTCTGCATCTGACTTTTCACAAGATGTCTAACTCATTTCTATTCTATAGAAGAAAAATAACGGAATTACGGCAGTAAAGGAGCGAATATGAATGTTATTTGATACTCATACCCATTTGGATTCAAAAGATTTTGATGAGGATCGCAAAGAAGTGATTCAAAACGCGTACGATTCCGGTGTGACACGAATGGTAAATGTTGGTTTTGACCGAGAGACGATCCCGACGACGATGAAGCTAGTAGAAGAGTATGATTTTATCTATGCAGCGGTAGGCTGGCATCCGGTAGAAGCGATCACGATGCAGCCGGGTGATCTGGAGTGGATTGCATCTTTATGCAGTCATGAAAAGGTCGTTGCCATTGGTGAAATTGGTCTGGATTATCATTGGGATAAATCACCCAAAGATGTGCAACACCGCGTCCTACGTGAACAAATTGGTCTTGCACGCGAGATTAACATGCCGATTGTGATCCATAACCGAGATGCGCATGAAGACATTGTTCGTATTCTGCGTGAGGAAAAAGCATCCGAAGTTGGCGGCATTATGCACTCCTTCTCTGGCAGCTGGGAAACCGCCAAAATGTGTCTCGATATGGGCTTCCATTTGTCATTTGGTGGACCAATTACTTTCAAAAATGCCAAGCAGCCAAAAGAGGTGCTAAAGCAGGTTCCAATGGACCGATTATTACTAGAAACAGACTCCCCTTATTTGACTCCACATCCATATCGTGGTAAAAGAAATAACTCAGGATATGTCACATTGGTAGCAGAGGCAGCTGCCGAGCTAAAAGGTGTTTCTCTGGAAGAAATTAGTGAAATTACAACGAAAAATGCACTGGCATTATTTGGTATACGATGAAATAGGGAGAAAAACCACCGAAAAACCGAGCTAGAACGATATATGAATGAATTTTAACCACTAAATGCTCAAATGTTACAAGTTTTTAACCACTTTTTCTGAAAAACGGAGTTGAGGTTTGCTTTACAGTGGGGTTGAGTTCGGGATATTATTTCATCAGTGATTTAATCTTGTTGTTTATGAACGAGATTCCATGATTCGGTCTCGCTGAGTTTCCTACATAGGAGAACGGGGGAACCAACAGCTGTCTTCATTCACTTGAAACCGGCAATACCGGAAGACAGATTGTATGATTCCTGATACAGGGTCTTTGGGGTGAATTGAAATTTACTTGCGCCATGAGCGGAGGACGTTTCACAGGGCAATCTATACAGGCAGTATGAATGTCCGAACCCGACAGCTAACCTCGTAAGCGATGCAGAGGCAACCTCTCATTTTCTAAAAGTTTCCAAGATGGTACAGTCGTCGGAAGCCCAGGAAGAGTTGCTCTTGCACTTTTCCCAAGGCTTTTTTGTTTTGTGCAAAAGGAAAAGGTAAGATGAGAAAACCCGGATTTTCACTGTTCGGGAACGGAAGCCGCTTGGACTGACCATGGCGCAGGCACATTGCACAACACGAAACGATTACCGAAATGCGCCGGTATTCGTAAACACGATAAACGCCTGTGGAAATTCTGATATAGTCGCGTCTTAACTCATTTAAGATACAGCAAGACGGCGAGACTATGTAAGGAGGACGGAAGAAGTGGGAATTGCTCCTTTCAAAGAAACCCATGGTTCACGCTCATCCAGCATGTCTTACGCGCTGCGTTGGAAGCAAAAAAATCTACGCTTTGCCTTATTCACTTCGCTGGCAGTTGTTATGGTAATCGCCATGGCACTCTGGCTTCTGTATATGCAGGCAGGCAAAAATATTTATGTGATCGTTGATGGCAAAGCTCAGAGCGTCGAAACACGCAAACTGAATCTTTCCGATCTGCTGGCGGAACAGAACATTACGGTTGCGCCGCAAGACAAAGTTTCCATGCCCATGAACGGAGCGATCCAAGATGGGGACAAAGTGTATGTGAACCACGCGGTCGCCGTGAATATTACGGCTGATGGCAAAACGAAACAAGTGTACACTACTGCCAAAACAGTAGGCAGTACACTCGACCAAGCTGGCGTTGACCTCGGCGAAGAGGACAAGTTGACACCAACGGTCGAAACAGCAGTACAACACGATATGGATATTAAACTGGTTAGAACGACTTCCTTTGTAGCCAAGCAGGTTGTCGAACTGCCTTATCAGGTTGTTAAAAAACAGGACAGCACATTGCTGGAAGGCAAAACGAAGCTAGTCCAAAGCGGACAAAAAGGCAAGGTTGTCCAATATGTTGAAAAAACATACGAAGATGGAGAATTTGTCTCCAAGCGCATGATCGATAAGAAAACGACTGCTGAGGTGCAAGATAAGGTTGTCGCTGTCGGAACGAAAAAGCAGCAACCAAAACTGCTCGCTGCCAGTTCGTCATCTCATTCGGATAAAGATTTCTCTTATGCCAAAGTATTGAACAATGTAACGCTGACTGCGTACTCCTCTCAGGAGCCAGGGCTTGGTACAACGACTGCTTCTGGAACACGAGTAACAGAAGGACGTACCATCGCTGTAGATACGAGTGTCATCCCGATGGGATGGTGGGTATACATCGAAGGTGTCGGCTATCGTCGTGCAGAAGATACAGGCAGCGCCATTAATGGCAATAAGATTGACGTATATATTGACAGCCTGAGTCAAGCAAGAGCATTCGGTCGCAAATCCGGTTATACCGTATATGTGATCGGTCCGGTAAAACCGTAAGACAGGTAGCGGAAGATGCACTTGCTGCGCTGATAGCGCTGAATTGTGATATAATAGTTATTAACCATGAGCGTGAATAGAACCAACAGAAGAAGGGGAATCTTCCCCTTCTTTTTGTTTGTTATTTTGTTATACTGAGGACAATATGCACAAGGCCGATCATACGGATGAGCAGGGCAGCATCCTGCCCCATACGGCCCAGAAGGGAAGCGTCAGATCAAGTGATCAAAGAGGTAATTGTTGTAGAAGGACGGGATGACACGGTAGCGATCAAGCGTGCAGTAGATGCGGACACGATTGAAACGGGCGGCTCTGCCATCGGTTCGCAGGTGATCCAACGCGTTAGACTGGCACAGGAGCGTCGTGGCGTTATTATTTTGACGGACCCTGATCATGCAGGGGAACGCATTCGTAAAATTGTCTCCCGCGAAGTACCGGGCTGCAAGC encodes:
- the rsmI gene encoding 16S rRNA (cytidine(1402)-2'-O)-methyltransferase, with product MSIQVQKSFAAASEPSHGTTPGTLYLVATPIGNLEDMTYRAVRTLQECDIIAAEDTRQSRKLLNHFEITPRKLVSYHEHNKHNSGPELIRLIAEGQNLALISDAGLPAISDPGQELVQLAVEQGIAIVPIPGANAALSALIASGLSTNRFTFIGFLPRDHRGQADILQGARASEGTLLLYESPHRITKTLQAILDHVGNRRIVLARELTKRHEEWLRGSVEEALEWLEEHPPLGEYCIVLEGQPQEEAIAEANEWWQALSIAEHVAHYEQTEQLSRKDAMKRTAKDRQLSKRDIYQVLLDE
- a CDS encoding TatD family hydrolase — translated: MLFDTHTHLDSKDFDEDRKEVIQNAYDSGVTRMVNVGFDRETIPTTMKLVEEYDFIYAAVGWHPVEAITMQPGDLEWIASLCSHEKVVAIGEIGLDYHWDKSPKDVQHRVLREQIGLAREINMPIVIHNRDAHEDIVRILREEKASEVGGIMHSFSGSWETAKMCLDMGFHLSFGGPITFKNAKQPKEVLKQVPMDRLLLETDSPYLTPHPYRGKRNNSGYVTLVAEAAAELKGVSLEEISEITTKNALALFGIR
- a CDS encoding ubiquitin-like domain-containing protein, giving the protein MGIAPFKETHGSRSSSMSYALRWKQKNLRFALFTSLAVVMVIAMALWLLYMQAGKNIYVIVDGKAQSVETRKLNLSDLLAEQNITVAPQDKVSMPMNGAIQDGDKVYVNHAVAVNITADGKTKQVYTTAKTVGSTLDQAGVDLGEEDKLTPTVETAVQHDMDIKLVRTTSFVAKQVVELPYQVVKKQDSTLLEGKTKLVQSGQKGKVVQYVEKTYEDGEFVSKRMIDKKTTAEVQDKVVAVGTKKQQPKLLAASSSSHSDKDFSYAKVLNNVTLTAYSSQEPGLGTTTASGTRVTEGRTIAVDTSVIPMGWWVYIEGVGYRRAEDTGSAINGNKIDVYIDSLSQARAFGRKSGYTVYVIGPVKP
- a CDS encoding AbrB/MazE/SpoVT family DNA-binding domain-containing protein, which translates into the protein MMKSTGIVRKVDELGRVVIPIELRRTLGIGEKDALEIYVDGERIMLKKYEPACIFCGNAENVTYFKGKIVCNECISEIPVPVTK
- a CDS encoding HD domain-containing protein — protein: MKAMEPLEEEKVFKDPVHNYIHVQDRLIWTLINTPEFQRLRRIRQLGTSYLTFHGAEHSRFSHSLGVYEITRRIISQFERSGYEDWPREERMVALCAALLHDLGHGPFSHSIEEAFEMNHEEWTCRILLEDTEIHRVLEDAEPGFSEKVAAVIRKDYEKAVVVNLVSSPLDADRMDYLLRDAYFTGVNYGTIDMDRIIRVLRPHQGRVVVKESGMHAIEDYLMSRYQMYWQVYFHPVTRSSDIVLRHIFHRAKELFHDGYDFAFLPHPLPSLFRGTLNVKEYLLLDEALVQTTFMQWTLEKDEILADVCARFMDRRLYKYVETELIDMDIIDQIRNEFAEAGLHPQYDLEIDFPTDLPYDVFRPGDPKKEKQILLLNRQNKVQEISEVSDIVRSISGIHRGRYHLYFPQEKLERVKHKLSKPVADIFEDKLGPAQMEFEI